Proteins from a single region of Streptomyces sp. Tu 3180:
- a CDS encoding DUF5819 family protein, translating into MTHPYRTTRRAALVVGGALLGAHMTMAALSQAPLSPAKLVYGDRVAEYLDPYFSQNWQLFAPTPVSDDRGILARAACADGSVTRYHDVSARGVEKARASRFFPSREVRIVSAHLQNITSSEELLRRIRQQQTNDKKPVLPPLPYEKATEAEAVKGLSRYAYDQMPAACGGEAVKVQVRMYVHELPPWSKRRDPSAEGKVLVKDFAWQKTRDLR; encoded by the coding sequence GTGACGCACCCGTACCGCACCACCAGGAGGGCGGCGCTCGTTGTCGGCGGCGCCCTCCTGGGCGCCCACATGACCATGGCCGCGCTGTCCCAGGCGCCGCTCAGCCCGGCGAAACTCGTCTACGGCGACCGGGTGGCGGAATACCTCGACCCGTACTTCTCGCAGAACTGGCAGCTCTTCGCCCCGACGCCCGTCTCCGACGACCGCGGCATCCTGGCGAGGGCCGCCTGCGCGGACGGATCGGTGACGCGGTACCACGACGTGTCGGCCCGTGGCGTGGAGAAGGCGCGGGCCTCCCGCTTCTTCCCGTCGCGGGAGGTCCGTATCGTCTCCGCGCACCTGCAGAACATCACCAGCAGCGAGGAACTGCTCAGGAGGATCCGCCAGCAGCAGACCAACGACAAGAAGCCCGTGCTGCCCCCGCTGCCCTACGAGAAGGCCACCGAGGCGGAGGCGGTGAAAGGGCTGTCCCGGTACGCCTACGACCAGATGCCCGCCGCGTGCGGCGGAGAAGCGGTGAAGGTCCAGGTCCGCATGTACGTGCACGAGTTGCCGCCGTGGTCGAAGCGTCGTGACCCCTCCGCCGAAGGAAAGGTCCTGGTGAAGGATTTCGCCTGGCAGAAGACCCGGGATCTGCGATGA
- a CDS encoding HTTM domain-containing protein, which produces MRRSLRNVTARLDSWSLDPVAVTGVSGTRVLLGFVGLMYYASQYQERNYLFGPDGVLPHEEFEAQLTGFSLYTLSASPGYFQLVYHLGMAAALAVMLGVGGRPGLALHWALLWSVYQRQPGLLDGGDNLAYVVIPFLLLTRCYDRFALPTGLADRLAQRVPGRLRAVSVPFHNLGVLMVAAQICLVYVVSGLYKVMGEEWQDGTALFYIMRVAEFELPGWSDLVYENDLLVVLGTYGTVAFLVYFPLGVLVPALRPWAAAASVCFHLSIAFFMGLTGFALTMIACDLVFLSGALDRALSWVRGRLPGARTPEAEAEAPPKAERPGGESGTRTAAPEAEPV; this is translated from the coding sequence ATGAGGAGGTCCCTGAGGAACGTCACCGCCCGGCTGGATTCCTGGTCCCTGGACCCCGTGGCCGTCACCGGCGTGTCGGGAACACGCGTGCTGCTCGGTTTCGTCGGGCTCATGTACTACGCGAGCCAGTACCAGGAGCGGAACTACCTGTTCGGCCCCGACGGGGTGCTGCCGCACGAGGAGTTCGAGGCACAGCTGACCGGCTTCAGCCTGTACACGCTGTCGGCGTCGCCCGGGTACTTCCAGCTCGTCTACCACCTGGGGATGGCCGCCGCGCTGGCCGTGATGCTCGGCGTCGGCGGCCGGCCCGGACTGGCGCTCCACTGGGCGCTGCTGTGGTCCGTCTACCAGCGGCAGCCCGGCCTCCTGGACGGCGGGGACAACCTCGCGTACGTCGTCATCCCGTTCCTGCTCCTGACGCGCTGCTACGACCGGTTCGCCCTGCCCACCGGCCTCGCGGACCGTCTCGCCCAGCGGGTTCCCGGGCGACTGCGCGCGGTGTCCGTGCCGTTCCACAACCTGGGCGTCCTCATGGTGGCGGCGCAGATCTGCCTGGTCTACGTCGTCTCCGGCCTCTACAAGGTCATGGGCGAGGAGTGGCAGGACGGCACCGCGCTCTTCTACATCATGCGCGTCGCGGAGTTCGAACTGCCCGGCTGGTCGGACCTGGTGTACGAGAACGACCTCCTGGTCGTGCTCGGCACCTACGGGACGGTCGCCTTCCTGGTCTACTTCCCCCTGGGCGTGCTCGTCCCGGCACTGCGTCCCTGGGCGGCCGCCGCCTCCGTCTGCTTCCACCTGTCGATCGCGTTCTTCATGGGGCTGACCGGCTTCGCCCTGACGATGATCGCGTGCGATCTGGTCTTCCTGTCCGGCGCCCTCGACCGTGCCCTGTCGTGGGTCCGGGGCAGGCTTCCCGGGGCCCGGACGCCCGAGGCGGAGGCGGAAGCACCCCCGAAGGCGGAGCGACCGGGCGGGGAGAGCGGAACGAGGACGGCCGCACCCGAGGCCGAACCCGTCTGA
- a CDS encoding serine hydrolase domain-containing protein, giving the protein MPTPICLLGGAGIDDRTAHGHDQDRFVEIGSLSKVFTGTVLTRLAKDGVVGLDTPLEECLEEVPAGTGITLRHLAEHTSGLPRLPAGPAGPPDDPYAPFTEQALRASLRELDRVATGRLGEEEYSNLGYAVLGHALTTVTGRPYQQLVDEHVLSPLGLEAGAVTALPPQERRLVPRGLLGRPRPLWTLTGPILPAGGLWSTCRTLSRVVVGLLVERRLGPPAPSWRRGSSITWHNGATRGSSVVAAAHDDGRWIVLHRLGDAAGTERLARKALLAAPAPRGGT; this is encoded by the coding sequence GTGCCCACCCCGATCTGCCTGCTGGGCGGCGCCGGTATCGACGACCGGACCGCCCACGGCCATGACCAGGACCGGTTCGTGGAAATCGGTTCCCTCAGCAAGGTGTTCACCGGAACCGTCCTGACCCGGCTGGCGAAGGACGGGGTCGTCGGCCTCGACACCCCGCTGGAGGAGTGCCTGGAGGAGGTGCCCGCCGGGACGGGCATCACGCTCCGGCACCTCGCCGAGCACACCTCGGGCCTGCCGCGCCTGCCCGCCGGCCCCGCCGGCCCGCCCGACGACCCGTACGCCCCCTTCACCGAACAGGCCCTGCGCGCCTCGCTGCGCGAGCTGGACCGGGTGGCCACGGGACGGCTGGGGGAGGAGGAGTACTCCAACCTCGGGTACGCCGTGCTCGGGCACGCCCTCACCACCGTCACGGGACGCCCGTACCAACAACTCGTGGACGAGCACGTCCTGTCGCCGCTGGGGCTGGAGGCGGGTGCGGTGACCGCGCTGCCGCCGCAGGAGCGACGCCTCGTCCCGCGCGGTCTGCTCGGCCGGCCCCGCCCCCTGTGGACCCTGACCGGACCGATCCTGCCGGCCGGCGGTCTGTGGTCCACCTGCCGGACCCTGTCCCGGGTCGTGGTCGGACTGCTCGTCGAGCGCCGGCTGGGCCCGCCCGCGCCCAGTTGGCGGCGCGGCTCCTCGATCACGTGGCACAACGGCGCCACGCGCGGCTCGTCCGTCGTGGCCGCCGCGCACGACGACGGCCGCTGGATCGTCCTGCACCGCCTGGGCGACGCGGCCGGCACCGAGCGTCTCGCCAGGAAAGCCCTTCTCGCGGCTCCCGCGCCGCGCGGCGGGACCTGA
- a CDS encoding NAD(P)/FAD-dependent oxidoreductase produces the protein MTDAVVVGSGPNGLAAALTLARAGLRVEVFEAHDRIGGGLRSEPLFDSEVVHDICAAVHPMAPVSPFMRSLGLEAHGVALLHSPAAYAHPLKGRPAALAWRDLDATCAGLGGDGPRWRRLMLPLMERSADVVELMLSTQRTPPNPRALAVLATRLPAQALRAGGGLRTEAARALLTGVAAHGIGRLPSPASAAVALLLGHLAHTTGWPVPRGGSGAVAAVMAAQIERLGGRIHTGVRVDSLRDLPARGLTLLDVSPRELARIAPLPTGYLRALSRYRYGPGAAKADFLVEGAIPWSDPRLSRAATIHLGGSHGTAPELARAETATARGLRTPHPYVIVVDPAAADPARAVRGRRPVWAYAHVPHGDTRDPLPMIRAALENHAPGFTDTVIAERGVPAARLGAYNANYVGGDIASGAMTLWQTLARPVPRWNPYRTPLPGTWLCSSATPPGPSVHGMCGYHAARAALDTWPETARTAPARLGRGGRTRGG, from the coding sequence ATGACGGACGCCGTCGTCGTCGGTTCCGGGCCGAACGGGCTCGCCGCCGCGCTCACCCTCGCCCGCGCCGGGCTCCGGGTCGAGGTGTTCGAGGCGCACGACCGCATCGGCGGGGGACTGCGCTCGGAACCGCTGTTCGACTCGGAGGTGGTGCACGACATCTGCGCGGCCGTCCACCCCATGGCGCCGGTGTCCCCGTTCATGCGGTCGCTCGGCCTGGAGGCGCACGGCGTCGCCCTGCTGCACTCCCCGGCCGCCTACGCGCACCCCCTCAAGGGCCGGCCGGCCGCCCTGGCCTGGCGTGACCTCGACGCCACCTGCGCCGGACTCGGCGGGGACGGGCCGCGCTGGCGGCGGCTGATGCTCCCGCTGATGGAGCGTTCCGCGGACGTGGTGGAGCTGATGCTCTCCACACAGCGCACGCCGCCGAACCCGAGGGCCCTGGCCGTCCTGGCCACCCGTCTGCCGGCCCAGGCCCTGCGCGCCGGCGGCGGCCTGCGCACCGAGGCGGCCCGGGCTCTCCTCACGGGGGTGGCCGCCCACGGCATCGGCCGGCTCCCCTCACCGGCGTCCGCCGCGGTCGCCCTGCTGCTCGGGCACCTCGCCCACACCACCGGCTGGCCCGTCCCGCGGGGCGGCTCCGGGGCCGTCGCCGCCGTCATGGCCGCGCAGATCGAGCGGCTCGGCGGCCGGATCCACACCGGCGTCCGGGTGGACAGCCTGCGGGACCTGCCCGCCCGCGGCCTCACCCTGCTGGACGTCTCGCCCCGCGAACTGGCCCGGATCGCCCCGCTGCCCACCGGGTACCTCCGCGCCCTGTCCCGCTACCGGTACGGCCCGGGCGCCGCCAAGGCCGACTTCCTCGTCGAGGGGGCGATCCCCTGGTCCGACCCCCGCCTCTCCCGGGCCGCCACGATCCACCTGGGCGGGTCCCACGGCACGGCACCGGAACTGGCCCGCGCCGAGACCGCGACCGCCCGGGGCCTGAGGACCCCGCACCCGTACGTCATCGTGGTCGACCCGGCCGCCGCGGACCCGGCACGGGCCGTCCGGGGCAGGAGACCGGTGTGGGCCTACGCGCACGTGCCCCACGGCGACACCCGCGACCCCCTGCCGATGATCCGCGCCGCCCTCGAGAACCACGCCCCGGGCTTCACCGACACGGTGATCGCCGAGCGCGGCGTGCCGGCGGCCCGGCTGGGCGCGTACAACGCGAACTACGTGGGCGGCGACATCGCCTCCGGCGCGATGACCCTGTGGCAGACGCTGGCCCGTCCCGTGCCCCGCTGGAACCCCTACCGGACGCCGCTGCCCGGCACGTGGCTGTGCTCCTCGGCGACCCCGCCGGGCCCCTCGGTCCACGGCATGTGCGGGTACCACGCGGCCCGGGCAGCGCTGGACACCTGGCCGGAGACGGCCCGGACCGCTCCCGCCAGGCTCGGCCGGGGCGGCCGCACGCGCGGGGGGTGA
- the argS gene encoding arginine--tRNA ligase — protein MASVTSLSDSVQQQLASALSATRPEAAGADPLLRRSDRADFQANGILALAKKAKANPRELAAEVVAHIVTGDDLIQDVEVSGPGFLNITIADRAITGNLAARYADDTGRLGVPSADRPGTTVIDYAQPNVAKEMHVGHLRSAVIGDSVVRLLEFTGENVVRRHHIGDWGTQFGMLIQYLDEHPHELDHRTGENLQVSGEEAMSNLDRLYKAARRLFDSDEEFKTRARRRVVDLQAGDPATLAMWQKFVDESKIYFFSVFEKLDMEIRDADIVGESGYNDMLAETCRLLEESGVAVRSEGALCVFFDDVKGPDGNPVPLIVQKSDGGFGYAATDLSAIRDRVFHLKADTLLYVVDARQALHFRMVFETARRAGWLNDDVKAVQLAFGTVLGKDGKPFKTREGETVRLVDLLDEAIDRASAVVREKAQDLSEEEIAERGTQVGIGAVKYADLSTSASRDYKFDLDQMVSLNGDTSVYLQYAYARINSILRKAPEGVRPAAHPELRLHEAERALGLHADAFAETVAEAAREYAPHKLAAYLYQLASLYTSFYDKCPVLKAESPEQVANRLFLCDVTARTLHRGMALLGIRTPERL, from the coding sequence ATGGCCTCGGTCACGTCCCTCAGCGACTCCGTCCAGCAGCAGCTCGCGTCCGCCCTTTCGGCCACCCGGCCGGAGGCCGCCGGCGCGGACCCGCTGCTGCGACGAAGCGACCGGGCGGACTTCCAGGCCAACGGCATCCTCGCGCTGGCCAAGAAGGCGAAGGCGAACCCGCGGGAGCTGGCGGCCGAGGTCGTCGCGCACATCGTCACCGGCGACGACCTGATCCAGGACGTCGAGGTCTCCGGACCCGGCTTCCTCAACATCACGATCGCGGACCGGGCGATCACGGGGAACCTGGCCGCGCGGTACGCGGACGACACGGGCCGCCTCGGCGTGCCGTCCGCCGACCGCCCTGGCACCACGGTCATCGACTACGCCCAGCCGAACGTGGCGAAGGAGATGCACGTCGGGCACCTGCGGTCCGCGGTGATCGGCGACTCCGTCGTCCGGCTGCTGGAGTTCACCGGCGAGAACGTCGTGCGCCGCCACCACATCGGCGACTGGGGCACCCAGTTCGGCATGCTCATCCAGTACCTGGACGAGCACCCGCACGAGCTGGACCACAGGACCGGCGAGAACCTCCAGGTGTCCGGCGAGGAGGCGATGTCGAACCTCGACCGCCTCTACAAGGCGGCCCGCAGGCTGTTCGACTCCGACGAGGAGTTCAAGACCCGCGCCCGCCGCCGGGTGGTCGACCTCCAGGCCGGCGACCCGGCGACGCTCGCCATGTGGCAGAAGTTCGTCGACGAGTCGAAGATCTACTTCTTCTCCGTCTTCGAGAAGCTGGACATGGAGATCCGCGACGCCGACATCGTCGGCGAGTCCGGCTACAACGACATGCTCGCGGAGACCTGCCGCCTGCTGGAGGAGTCGGGCGTCGCGGTCCGCTCCGAGGGCGCGCTGTGCGTGTTCTTCGACGACGTCAAGGGCCCGGACGGCAACCCGGTCCCGCTGATCGTGCAGAAGTCGGACGGCGGCTTCGGCTACGCGGCGACCGACCTGTCGGCGATCCGCGACCGCGTCTTCCACCTGAAGGCGGACACCCTGCTGTACGTGGTGGACGCCCGCCAGGCGCTGCACTTCAGGATGGTCTTCGAGACCGCCCGCCGGGCCGGCTGGCTGAACGACGACGTGAAGGCGGTCCAGCTCGCCTTCGGCACGGTCCTCGGCAAGGACGGCAAGCCGTTCAAGACCCGTGAGGGCGAGACGGTCCGCCTGGTCGACCTCCTCGACGAGGCGATCGACCGCGCCTCCGCCGTCGTCCGGGAGAAGGCGCAGGACCTGTCCGAGGAGGAGATCGCCGAGCGGGGCACCCAGGTGGGCATCGGCGCGGTGAAGTACGCGGACCTGTCGACGTCGGCGAGCCGGGACTACAAGTTCGACCTGGACCAGATGGTCTCGCTGAACGGCGACACGTCCGTCTACCTCCAGTACGCCTACGCCCGCATCAACTCGATCCTGCGCAAGGCCCCCGAGGGCGTCCGCCCGGCGGCGCACCCGGAGCTCCGGCTGCACGAGGCGGAGCGGGCGCTCGGCCTGCACGCGGACGCGTTCGCGGAGACGGTGGCCGAGGCGGCGCGCGAGTACGCCCCGCACAAGCTGGCGGCGTACCTGTACCAGCTGGCGTCGCTGTACACGTCGTTCTACGACAAGTGCCCGGTGCTGAAGGCCGAGTCGCCCGAGCAGGTGGCCAACCGCCTGTTCCTGTGCGACGTGACGGCCCGGACGCTCCACCGGGGCATGGCGCTGCTGGGCATCCGGACGCCCGAGCGGCTCTGA
- the lysS gene encoding lysine--tRNA ligase — protein MPIVAQSTETTDWVSRFADEVIEESERRAPGKPVVVASGLSPSGPIHLGNLREVMTPHLVADEIRRRGHRVRHLISWDDYDRYRKVPAGVDGVDETWSEHIGKPLTSVPAPKGSAHPNWAEHFKAAMVESLAQLGVEFDGISQTEQYTSGVYREQILHAMKHRHDIDAVLAQYRTKPKPADQKKQQAKQKPVDEAELEAAEGSGAAAEDDGSSGAGGYFPYKPYCGNCEKDLTTVASYDDDSTELTYACTACGFSETVRLDEFNRGKLVWKVDWPMRWAYEGVIFEPSGVDHSSPGSSFQVGGQIVGIFGGKQPIGPMYAFVGISGMAKMSSSRGGVPTPADALKIMEPQLLRWLYARRRPNQSFKIAFDQEIQRLYDEWDRLDAKVADGTALPADAAAHSRAVRTASGELPRTPRPLPYRTLASVADITAGHEDQALRILSELDPARPLASLDEARPRYDRAEAWINTHVPADQRTIVRAEPDAELLKSLDEQGRQSLRLLLDGLADHWSLDGLTHLVYGVPKVQAGFSADATPKELPPEIKTAQRSFFALLYHLLVGRDTGPRLPTLLLAVGQDRVRTLLGE, from the coding sequence GTGCCGATCGTGGCTCAGAGCACCGAGACCACCGACTGGGTCTCCCGTTTCGCGGATGAGGTCATCGAGGAGTCGGAGCGTCGGGCCCCGGGCAAACCGGTCGTCGTCGCGTCCGGCCTCTCCCCCTCCGGCCCGATCCACCTGGGCAACCTCCGCGAGGTCATGACCCCGCACCTCGTCGCCGACGAGATCCGCCGCCGCGGCCACCGGGTCCGGCACCTGATCTCCTGGGACGACTACGACCGGTACCGCAAGGTGCCGGCCGGTGTCGACGGCGTCGACGAGACCTGGTCCGAGCACATCGGCAAGCCGCTGACCTCCGTCCCGGCACCGAAGGGCTCCGCGCACCCGAACTGGGCCGAGCACTTCAAGGCCGCGATGGTCGAGTCGCTGGCCCAGCTGGGTGTGGAGTTCGACGGGATCAGCCAGACGGAGCAGTACACCTCCGGGGTCTACCGCGAGCAGATCCTGCACGCCATGAAGCACCGGCACGACATCGACGCGGTCCTCGCCCAGTACCGGACCAAGCCGAAGCCCGCCGACCAGAAGAAGCAGCAGGCCAAGCAGAAGCCGGTCGACGAGGCCGAGCTGGAGGCCGCCGAGGGCTCGGGCGCCGCCGCCGAGGACGACGGCAGCTCCGGCGCCGGCGGGTACTTCCCGTACAAGCCGTACTGCGGCAACTGCGAGAAGGACCTGACCACCGTCGCCTCCTACGACGACGACTCCACCGAGCTGACCTACGCCTGCACCGCGTGCGGCTTCTCCGAGACCGTCCGGCTCGACGAGTTCAACCGCGGCAAGCTGGTCTGGAAGGTCGACTGGCCGATGCGGTGGGCCTACGAGGGCGTGATCTTCGAGCCGAGCGGCGTGGACCACTCCTCGCCCGGGTCGTCGTTCCAGGTCGGCGGGCAGATCGTCGGGATCTTCGGCGGCAAGCAGCCCATCGGGCCCATGTACGCCTTCGTCGGCATCAGCGGCATGGCCAAGATGTCGTCCTCGCGCGGCGGCGTGCCCACGCCCGCCGACGCGCTGAAGATCATGGAGCCGCAGCTGCTGCGCTGGCTGTACGCCCGCCGCAGGCCCAACCAGTCCTTCAAGATCGCCTTCGACCAGGAGATCCAGCGCCTCTACGACGAGTGGGACCGGCTGGACGCCAAGGTCGCCGACGGCACCGCGCTGCCCGCCGACGCCGCCGCGCACTCCCGCGCGGTGCGCACCGCGAGCGGTGAGCTGCCGAGGACGCCCCGGCCGCTGCCGTACCGCACCCTCGCCTCCGTCGCCGACATCACCGCCGGCCACGAGGACCAGGCGCTGCGCATCCTCAGCGAGCTCGACCCGGCCCGCCCGCTCGCCTCGCTCGACGAGGCCCGGCCGCGCTACGACAGGGCCGAGGCGTGGATCAACACCCACGTCCCCGCCGACCAGCGCACCATCGTCCGCGCGGAGCCCGACGCCGAGCTGCTGAAGTCGCTCGACGAGCAGGGCCGGCAGTCCCTGCGCCTCCTGCTCGACGGACTCGCCGACCACTGGTCGCTGGACGGGCTCACCCACCTCGTCTACGGCGTGCCCAAGGTCCAGGCGGGCTTCTCCGCCGACGCCACGCCCAAGGAGCTGCCGCCGGAGATCAAGACCGCCCAGCGGTCGTTCTTCGCGCTGCTCTACCACCTGCTGGTCGGGCGGGACACCGGCCCGCGCCTGCCCACGCTGCTGCTCGCGGTGGGACAGGACCGGGTGCGGACGCTGCTCGGGGAGTAG
- a CDS encoding DUF2637 domain-containing protein: MAAPLQLTRMHRVLIGVVVTGAVIIAGIGFAGSYAAVRELALKKGFGDFSYVFPIGIDAGICVLLALDLLLTWIRIPFPLLRQTAWLLTAATIAFNGAAAWPDPLGVGMHGVIPVLFVVSVEAARHAIGRIADITADKHMEGVRLTRWMLSPVPTFLLWRRMKLWELRSYEQVIKLEQERLVYQARLRSRFGRAWRRKAPVEALMPLRLAKYGVPLADTAPAGLAAAGIEPALIPPAPRQEVAEGGRAAGTAPVLQKAAPAGEQRPELVAHRDPEPAPYAPGAEPEPVPAPDQNPWLHARDPQSVEYHGDYDPTYDPDQYAQWVAEQRQAEEYQDQYQEEPPVREPAPEETGSFPIPVSPGRTRELGEGGGTPVAEPDEEAYYQVFRQSIDGSYPTPRVLGDNIQATYGTTLSPSALKALAERFQKRHSAELEEDHIA; the protein is encoded by the coding sequence GTGGCCGCGCCACTGCAGCTGACACGGATGCACCGGGTTCTCATCGGCGTGGTCGTCACCGGAGCCGTGATCATCGCCGGGATCGGCTTCGCGGGTTCGTACGCGGCCGTCCGTGAACTGGCCCTGAAGAAGGGCTTCGGGGACTTCAGTTACGTCTTCCCGATCGGCATCGACGCCGGCATCTGCGTCCTGCTGGCCCTGGATCTGCTGCTGACGTGGATCCGCATACCCTTCCCGCTGCTGCGGCAGACGGCGTGGCTGCTGACGGCGGCGACGATCGCCTTCAACGGCGCGGCGGCGTGGCCGGATCCGCTCGGTGTGGGCATGCACGGGGTGATCCCGGTGCTGTTCGTGGTCTCGGTGGAGGCGGCCCGGCACGCGATCGGCCGGATCGCCGACATCACCGCCGACAAGCACATGGAGGGCGTCCGCCTCACCCGGTGGATGCTCTCCCCGGTCCCCACGTTCCTGCTGTGGCGGCGGATGAAGCTGTGGGAGCTGCGCTCCTACGAGCAGGTGATCAAGCTGGAGCAGGAGCGTCTGGTCTACCAGGCCCGCCTGCGGTCCCGCTTCGGCCGCGCCTGGCGCCGCAAGGCCCCGGTGGAGGCCCTGATGCCGCTGCGCCTCGCCAAGTACGGCGTCCCCCTCGCCGACACCGCCCCGGCGGGCCTGGCGGCGGCGGGCATAGAGCCGGCGCTGATCCCCCCGGCGCCCCGGCAGGAGGTGGCCGAGGGCGGACGTGCCGCCGGGACGGCGCCCGTCCTGCAGAAGGCGGCGCCCGCCGGGGAGCAGCGCCCCGAGCTGGTCGCCCACCGGGACCCGGAGCCGGCACCGTACGCGCCCGGAGCCGAGCCCGAGCCCGTCCCGGCCCCCGACCAGAACCCCTGGCTGCACGCCCGGGACCCGCAGTCCGTGGAGTACCACGGGGACTACGACCCCACCTACGACCCGGACCAGTACGCCCAGTGGGTCGCGGAGCAGCGGCAGGCCGAGGAGTACCAGGACCAGTACCAGGAGGAGCCCCCGGTCCGGGAGCCCGCTCCGGAGGAGACCGGCAGCTTCCCCATCCCGGTGAGCCCGGGCCGCACCCGCGAGCTGGGCGAGGGCGGCGGCACGCCGGTCGCCGAGCCGGACGAGGAGGCGTACTACCAGGTGTTCCGCCAGTCGATAGACGGCAGCTACCCCACGCCCCGGGTCCTCGGCGACAACATCCAGGCGACCTACGGCACGACGCTGAGCCCGAGCGCCCTGAAGGCCCTCGCGGAACGCTTCCAGAAGCGCCATTCGGCGGAACTGGAGGAGGACCACATCGCCTAG
- a CDS encoding DUF3558 family protein: MQRRAQRNQRAKRLTRALVCAGAVPVMLVAAGCSSDSGSEEGKDKAAGASASASASPSPTVRAAAYKTLPESCKVLAKKTLEDLAPKAKAGKEGNSDDVSTRASCSWSSLDNNGVKGSQFRWLNVSLLRFESDATRGAGDELAKEYYDKQVRDAQAAEGARKTEAEPLAGTGDEATAVRYELKKKEGTFKQQTVVARVENVVVTLDYNGAGLAGDRTPSADDLMKDAKKAAAEAVAAVTKANGAGSGTGGPSGSPSKSPSKSASASTSASAEKASSKS; encoded by the coding sequence ATGCAGCGACGAGCACAGCGTAATCAGCGAGCGAAGCGTCTCACCCGCGCCCTTGTCTGCGCGGGCGCCGTCCCCGTGATGCTGGTCGCCGCCGGCTGCTCCTCGGACTCCGGCTCCGAAGAGGGCAAGGACAAGGCGGCCGGCGCCTCCGCGTCGGCGTCCGCGAGCCCGTCCCCGACGGTGCGGGCGGCGGCGTACAAGACGCTCCCGGAGTCGTGCAAGGTGCTGGCGAAGAAGACCCTGGAGGACCTCGCCCCGAAGGCGAAGGCGGGCAAGGAGGGCAATTCGGACGACGTGTCGACGCGCGCCAGTTGCTCCTGGAGCAGCCTCGACAACAACGGCGTGAAGGGCTCGCAGTTCCGCTGGCTGAACGTGTCGCTGCTGCGCTTCGAGTCGGACGCGACGCGCGGCGCGGGCGACGAGCTGGCCAAGGAGTACTACGACAAGCAGGTGCGGGACGCGCAGGCGGCCGAGGGCGCCAGGAAGACCGAGGCGGAGCCGCTCGCCGGGACGGGCGACGAGGCGACGGCCGTGCGGTACGAGCTGAAGAAGAAGGAAGGCACCTTCAAGCAGCAGACGGTCGTGGCCCGCGTGGAGAACGTGGTCGTCACCCTCGACTACAACGGCGCCGGCCTGGCCGGTGACCGGACGCCGAGCGCCGACGACCTGATGAAGGACGCGAAGAAGGCGGCCGCGGAGGCGGTGGCCGCGGTGACGAAGGCGAACGGCGCGGGCTCCGGGACCGGCGGGCCGAGCGGTTCCCCGTCGAAGTCGCCGTCGAAGTCGGCGTCCGCGTCGACGTCGGCGTCCGCCGAGAAGGCGTCGAGCAAGAGCTGA
- a CDS encoding DUF3558 domain-containing protein produces MQRKAYVPGVAVLLAAVLAGCTGGSGDGGTTDDSNPGSAGTATQAAQPGRYTTLPEPCGAVDEATLGELLPGLAELTDEAQREKAYAGEAALTYDTDRKVGCRWKVESAEATDHLAVGFERVVSYDNAVSDDSQAERLFAEKRTAAGLPEPVVTESGSAGTGDGPAAGPSSPPSSSASPSGSSPSGASSGGSSSGASAPVSGSPSAAPSDLRPRLLEDLGDEAFLDDELDSSGSTAKQRTVTVAFRTSNVIVTVEYAEQPAVVGAVPDSEEMQDRARKLASLLADSLGG; encoded by the coding sequence GTGCAGCGGAAGGCGTACGTACCCGGCGTCGCCGTGCTCCTGGCGGCCGTGCTGGCCGGCTGCACCGGCGGCTCGGGCGACGGCGGCACGACGGACGACTCCAACCCGGGGAGCGCCGGCACGGCGACGCAGGCGGCCCAGCCCGGCAGGTACACCACGCTGCCCGAGCCCTGCGGCGCGGTCGACGAGGCGACGCTCGGCGAACTCCTGCCCGGTCTGGCGGAGTTGACCGACGAGGCGCAGCGCGAGAAGGCGTACGCGGGTGAGGCGGCCCTCACGTACGACACCGACCGCAAGGTGGGCTGCCGCTGGAAGGTGGAGTCGGCGGAGGCGACCGACCACCTGGCGGTCGGCTTCGAGCGGGTCGTCTCCTACGACAACGCCGTCAGCGACGACAGCCAGGCCGAGCGGCTCTTCGCGGAGAAGCGGACGGCGGCGGGCCTCCCGGAGCCGGTGGTCACGGAGTCCGGTTCCGCCGGCACCGGCGACGGCCCCGCCGCGGGCCCGAGTTCGCCGCCCTCCTCGTCCGCCTCCCCCTCCGGGTCCTCCCCGTCCGGGGCCTCCTCCGGGGGCTCCTCGTCCGGGGCCTCCGCCCCGGTGTCCGGCTCGCCCTCCGCCGCCCCCTCCGACCTCCGGCCCCGCCTCCTGGAGGACCTCGGCGACGAGGCCTTCCTCGACGACGAGCTGGACAGCTCGGGTTCGACCGCCAAGCAGCGCACGGTGACTGTGGCGTTCCGCACGTCCAACGTGATCGTGACCGTCGAGTACGCGGAGCAGCCGGCGGTCGTCGGCGCCGTCCCGGACAGCGAGGAAATGCAGGACAGGGCGCGGAAACTGGCCTCCCTGCTGGCCGATTCGCTGGGCGGCTGA